The Plectropomus leopardus isolate mb chromosome 7, YSFRI_Pleo_2.0, whole genome shotgun sequence genome window below encodes:
- the gtpbp10 gene encoding GTP-binding protein 10: MVQFSRICFRKYGNFVDNLRLYVRGGSGGMGLPRLGGQGGNGGDVWVVATKNTTLKRIKDKYPEKRFVAGPGANSSVRALKGEKGKDKEVLAPVGITVTTDDGQILGDLNTEGDRVIVAKGGAGGSFHSIFEPKKGQTRHIRLDLKLIADLGLVGFPNAGKSSLLTAMSNATPQIASYAFTTVRPEIGKLMFEDYKQISVADLPGLIEGAHMNKGMGHKFLKHVERTKQLLFVVDVCGFQLASTTRFRSAFEAVQLLTKELELYKEELLSKPALLVVNKMDLPDAEYKLAELKEQLQNPDEFSDILPEDMIPKNYMNFRHVVPVSASTGSGVEHLKRCIRESLDEGAAMENKATHQDRLQALRLQSKEHL; this comes from the exons ATGGTCCAGTTTAGTAGAATCTGCTTTCGGAAG TACGGAAACTTTGTAGATAACCTCCGTCTGTATGTCCGTGGAGGCAGCGGAGGCATGGGTCTGCCCCGTTTGGGGGGTCAGGGAGGAAACGGGGGAGATGTTTGGGTGGTGGCTACCAAGAACACGACCTTAAAGAGGATTAAGGACAAGTACCCTGAGAAGCGTTTTGTAGCTGGACCAGGAGCCAACAGCAG TGTCAGAGCGCTGAAAGGAGAGAAGGGGAAGGATAAGGAGGTCCTGGCTCCAGTTGGTATCACAGTCACCACTGATGACGGCCAAATACTTG GTGACCTGAATACTGAGGGTGATCGTGTGATTGTGGCAAAAGGAGGAGCAGGCGGCTCCTTCCACTCTATTTTTGAGCCCAAAAAGGGCCAGACCAGACACATACGGCTGGACCTGAAACTCATCGCTGACCTGGGTCTTGTTGG GTTCCCAAATGCAGGAAAGTCCTCTCTCCTGACTGCCATGTCTAATGCCACACCTCAGATTGCCAGCTACGCTT tcaCAACTGTAAGACCTGAGATCGGCAAACTTATGTTTGAAGATTACAAGCAG ATTTCTGTTGCTGACCTCCCCGGCTTGATCGAGGGAGCGCACATGAACAAAGGCATGGGCCACAAATTCCTAAAGCATGTGGAGAGGACTAAGCAGCTTCTGTTTGTG GTCGATGTTTGCGGTTTCCAGCTGGCAAGCACAACGCGGTTTAGGTCGGCCTTTGAAGCTGTTCAGCTGCTCACCAAA GAGTTGGAGTTGTACAAAGAGGAGCTGCTCTCAAAGCCAGCTCTACTTGTTGTGAATAAGATGGACCTGCCTGACGCTGAATACAAACTAGCAGAGCTGAAGGAACAACTACAAAACCCAGATG agtTCTCTGATATTTTGCCTGAGGATATGATACCTAAGAACTACATGAACTTCAGACATGTGGTCCCTGTTTCTGCCTCCACTGGGTCGGGTGTCGAACATTTGAAAAGGTGCATTCGGGAATCGCTTGATGAAGGTGCAGCAATGGAGAATAAAGCCACCCATCAAGACAGACTGCAGGCACTGAGGTTACAGTCAAAAGAGCATTTGTGA